In one window of Paraflavitalea soli DNA:
- a CDS encoding RluA family pseudouridine synthase, with product MRANSGSRISYFLEEAIRGIGLPARFTFPFYYAPHPLAIIAATELQQYLETQTHLDHNFGLDADAEGMAIGKMFGVLVVQDREGKLGYLSAFSGKLADSNDHPEFVPPVFDMLAEDSFFLQGAAIINTINARLEAIESDKKYQQLRLDLERFTTQSLQETGALRKQLKSNKEGRKQVREQERNKLGAQDYAALEADLIRQSLHDKRALNLLTNQWEQVLDETRTGLAPFEQAIDLLKNERKERSAALQEQLFEQYMFLNKDGKNKSLQDIFSLTAFGKPPAAAGECATPKLLQFAFANGYRPLAMAEFWWGAPPKSEIRKHKQYYPACTGKCKPILAHMLEGMAVDENPFLHIAEASSALEIVYEDDSLIVVNKPAGLRSVPGVDIQESVYTRLQSLLGDAEPLMVHRLDMDTSGLLVVAKTPQAHKHIQRQFLQGTVRKRYRALLSKVIDKPEGEIDLPLSADLYNRPRQLVCFETGKKSITRWKVIKRYESTTKVDLWPLTGRTHQLRMHSAHALGLNAPIVGDDLYGTVSERMYLHAAHLEFMHPRTKEKISFEVEEGF from the coding sequence TTGAGAGCGAACAGCGGGAGCAGGATCTCTTATTTTTTGGAGGAGGCGATACGTGGCATTGGATTACCAGCACGGTTTACTTTTCCTTTTTATTATGCGCCACATCCTTTGGCCATCATAGCGGCTACTGAGCTGCAGCAATACCTGGAAACGCAAACACACCTCGATCATAATTTTGGCCTGGATGCCGACGCGGAAGGAATGGCGATCGGCAAAATGTTTGGCGTGCTGGTGGTGCAGGATAGGGAAGGGAAACTGGGTTATCTCTCTGCTTTCTCGGGTAAACTGGCGGACTCTAATGATCACCCGGAGTTTGTGCCGCCGGTTTTCGATATGTTGGCTGAAGACAGTTTTTTCCTCCAGGGAGCAGCCATCATTAATACGATCAATGCGCGCCTTGAAGCCATTGAGTCGGACAAAAAATACCAACAACTACGGCTGGACCTTGAACGGTTCACCACACAATCGCTGCAGGAAACAGGGGCTTTGCGGAAACAATTAAAAAGTAATAAAGAGGGGCGGAAGCAGGTGCGTGAACAGGAACGGAATAAACTGGGCGCGCAGGATTATGCCGCATTGGAAGCGGACCTCATTAGGCAGAGTCTGCATGATAAACGTGCGCTGAACCTACTCACCAACCAATGGGAGCAGGTGCTGGACGAGACGCGGACAGGATTGGCGCCCTTTGAACAAGCCATCGATCTTTTAAAAAATGAGCGTAAGGAAAGATCGGCGGCCCTGCAGGAGCAGCTTTTTGAACAATATATGTTTTTGAACAAAGACGGAAAAAACAAAAGTCTGCAGGATATCTTTAGTCTGACAGCTTTTGGTAAACCGCCTGCGGCAGCCGGTGAATGCGCTACGCCCAAGCTGTTGCAATTTGCCTTTGCGAACGGTTATAGACCACTTGCCATGGCAGAGTTTTGGTGGGGGGCTCCACCAAAATCGGAGATCAGAAAACATAAGCAGTATTACCCGGCCTGCACGGGTAAATGCAAACCTATCCTGGCACATATGCTGGAAGGCATGGCGGTGGATGAAAATCCATTCTTACATATCGCTGAAGCAAGCAGTGCCCTGGAAATAGTGTATGAAGATGACAGCCTTATTGTCGTGAATAAACCAGCCGGATTACGTTCAGTGCCGGGCGTGGATATACAGGAGTCTGTTTATACCAGGCTACAATCTCTATTGGGCGATGCAGAACCGCTGATGGTGCACCGGCTGGATATGGATACGTCGGGACTGCTGGTGGTTGCCAAAACGCCACAGGCTCACAAGCATATACAACGGCAATTTTTGCAAGGCACGGTGCGCAAACGCTACCGGGCATTGCTTTCCAAAGTCATTGACAAGCCGGAAGGGGAGATCGACCTTCCACTGAGCGCTGATCTGTACAACCGGCCAAGGCAACTGGTTTGTTTTGAAACCGGGAAGAAAAGCATTACCCGGTGGAAAGTGATCAAAAGATACGAAAGCACGACCAAGGTTGATCTTTGGCCGCTTACGGGAAGAACGCACCAGTTGCGTATGCATTCGGCGCATGCACTGGGGCTTAATGCACCCATTGTTGGTGACGATCTTTATGGTACGGTATCAGAAAGGATGTACCTCCATGCTGCGCACCTCGAATTTATGCACCCCAGGACGAAAGAAAAGATCAGCTTTGAGGTGGAAGAAGGATTTTGA
- a CDS encoding nuclear transport factor 2 family protein: MTKEEMITNQALIKSAYAAFNARDIDAILQVMHPAVKWSKAWEGDYANGHAEVRAYWERQWKEIDPTVTPVGFRERENGTLAVEVDQLVRDLEGKLLFDGKVNHIYVIHDGLLEKMDIELR, translated from the coding sequence ATGACTAAAGAAGAGATGATTACCAATCAAGCGTTGATTAAAAGTGCTTATGCTGCTTTTAATGCCCGGGATATTGATGCGATACTGCAGGTGATGCATCCGGCGGTGAAATGGTCCAAGGCCTGGGAAGGTGACTATGCCAACGGACATGCTGAAGTAAGGGCCTATTGGGAACGGCAATGGAAGGAGATTGACCCGACGGTAACGCCGGTTGGTTTTCGTGAAAGAGAAAACGGCACGTTGGCAGTGGAAGTGGACCAACTGGTGAGGGACCTGGAAGGGAAGCTGTTATTTGATGGAAAGGTGAACCATATCTATGTGATCCATGATGGCCTGCTGGAAAAGATGGATATTGAATTGCGGTGA
- a CDS encoding ABC transporter permease codes for MFRNYLKIALRSILRHKAYSIINISGLAIGMASSILILLWVQHELSYDKWHQRAARIYRINSAAGDFKTAVTAAGMTEGFQSAMPAIRNTVRLVGPRHSLFSVGDRKFEENKVFYADSSFLDMFSFRLVKGDAKTALQRPDGMLITEEMAARYFGKEDPIGKVVRKSNNRDVVVTGVLANIPSNSHLQFDFMLPMSSPEQRRELTDNPWDNFTFYSYIQLDEHFAATPAALADLAGQMNKVFKQHNTGIKIDFTLQPLTRIHLHSNLQIDLAGGGNVQYVNIFFIVAIFIMVVACINFMNLATARSARRAKEVGLRKVVGAVRRQLIMQFLGEALLISFFSLLVALLVVWLVLPSFNELAGKTLIVNLWDGKLLLTLLGIAVATGLISGSYPALFLSGFRPVKVLKGNLRGLSGNRLFRNTLVVVQFVVSIVLLIGTIVIYNQLRYIKNRNLGYEKENLLCMPMKGELWNKKQALYDALAKDPATDQFTVTSDLPTNTTSGTINVDWPGKDPRLQIVFPSLDVSESYFDIFHMKLLGGRAFSKSFNDSSNYILNETAARTMGMTAASAIGQQITFQDTKGTIVGVVADFNFKPIQRTIEPLVMRLNRWGGIVVVRTKPGATEATIKSLGKISQALEPAYPFAYNFLDQDLANQYKGEQQMGSIFNLFALLAVFISCLGLYGLSAYMAEQRTKEIGVRKVLGASLFNIVRLLSGDFTRLIVIAMVIAIPLARWAVNQWLTSFAYHIQVGWGVFVLAPLAALVIAWITVSYESIKVGVANPVKSLRSE; via the coding sequence ATGTTCCGAAACTATCTCAAGATCGCGCTACGCAGCATTTTACGGCACAAAGCCTATTCCATCATCAATATTTCAGGACTTGCCATTGGGATGGCTTCCAGCATTCTGATCCTGCTGTGGGTACAGCATGAGCTGAGTTATGACAAATGGCATCAACGGGCGGCCCGGATATACCGGATCAATTCAGCTGCCGGCGATTTTAAGACGGCGGTAACGGCAGCGGGTATGACGGAGGGCTTTCAATCGGCGATGCCGGCGATCAGGAATACGGTACGCCTGGTTGGTCCCCGCCATTCCTTGTTTTCAGTGGGTGACCGTAAGTTCGAAGAGAACAAGGTATTCTATGCAGACAGCAGTTTCCTGGATATGTTCTCTTTCCGACTGGTAAAAGGAGATGCGAAGACGGCGCTGCAGCGTCCCGATGGTATGCTGATCACGGAGGAAATGGCGGCCAGGTATTTTGGAAAGGAAGATCCGATCGGTAAGGTGGTACGCAAGAGCAATAACCGTGATGTAGTGGTGACGGGTGTACTGGCCAATATTCCTTCCAACTCGCATTTACAGTTTGATTTTATGCTACCGATGTCTTCTCCTGAACAGCGTCGTGAGCTTACGGATAATCCATGGGACAATTTTACCTTTTACAGTTATATCCAGCTGGATGAGCATTTCGCTGCCACACCGGCTGCGCTCGCAGACCTGGCGGGCCAGATGAATAAGGTCTTCAAACAGCATAATACGGGGATCAAGATCGATTTTACTTTACAACCGTTGACCCGCATTCACCTGCATTCGAATTTACAGATAGACCTGGCGGGTGGCGGCAATGTGCAGTATGTGAATATATTTTTTATCGTGGCCATTTTCATTATGGTGGTGGCCTGTATCAATTTTATGAACCTGGCCACCGCGCGTTCGGCACGCCGGGCAAAGGAAGTGGGCTTGCGTAAAGTGGTGGGCGCGGTGCGGCGGCAACTGATCATGCAGTTCCTGGGCGAGGCGCTGCTGATCTCTTTCTTCTCGCTGTTGGTGGCGCTGCTGGTCGTATGGCTGGTGCTGCCTTCTTTCAATGAACTGGCGGGCAAAACGCTGATCGTGAATTTGTGGGATGGCAAACTGCTGCTCACGCTGCTGGGTATTGCTGTTGCCACGGGGCTTATCTCGGGCAGTTATCCGGCGCTGTTCCTGTCGGGATTCCGGCCGGTGAAAGTATTGAAAGGCAACCTGCGCGGCCTGAGCGGCAACCGGCTGTTCCGTAATACGCTGGTGGTGGTGCAGTTTGTGGTATCGATCGTACTGCTGATCGGGACGATCGTTATTTACAATCAATTGCGCTATATCAAGAACAGGAACCTGGGGTATGAAAAAGAGAACCTGTTGTGCATGCCCATGAAGGGAGAACTGTGGAATAAGAAGCAGGCATTGTATGATGCGTTGGCAAAGGACCCGGCCACGGACCAGTTTACGGTTACGTCGGACCTGCCTACAAATACGACCAGCGGTACGATCAATGTGGACTGGCCGGGCAAGGACCCCAGGCTACAGATCGTATTCCCTTCGCTGGATGTGAGCGAAAGCTATTTCGACATTTTCCACATGAAGCTGCTTGGGGGCCGTGCTTTCTCGAAATCATTCAACGATAGCTCCAATTATATCCTCAATGAAACGGCGGCCCGCACCATGGGTATGACGGCTGCCAGCGCGATAGGGCAACAAATAACTTTTCAGGATACGAAGGGTACGATAGTGGGCGTGGTGGCGGATTTCAACTTCAAGCCCATTCAACGGACGATCGAACCGCTGGTGATGCGGTTGAACAGGTGGGGCGGTATTGTAGTAGTAAGGACGAAGCCCGGGGCTACGGAGGCCACCATCAAAAGTCTTGGTAAGATCAGTCAGGCATTGGAGCCTGCCTATCCTTTTGCGTATAATTTCCTGGACCAGGACCTGGCGAATCAGTATAAAGGGGAGCAGCAGATGGGCAGCATTTTCAATTTGTTTGCGTTGCTGGCGGTCTTTATTTCCTGTCTTGGTTTGTATGGCTTGTCTGCTTACATGGCGGAACAAAGGACGAAAGAAATAGGGGTGCGCAAGGTGCTGGGGGCCTCGTTGTTCAATATTGTGCGGTTGTTGTCGGGGGACTTTACCCGTTTGATCGTGATTGCTATGGTGATCGCTATTCCGCTGGCGCGGTGGGCGGTCAATCAATGGCTGACCAGTTTTGCGTATCATATACAGGTGGGCTGGGGCGTGTTTGTGCTGGCACCGCTGGCGGCCCTGGTGATAGCCTGGATCACGGTGAGCTATGAATCGATCAAGGTAGGGGTGGCGAACCCGGTGAAAAGTTTGCGGTCGGAGTGA